A section of the Anabaena cylindrica PCC 7122 genome encodes:
- a CDS encoding acyltransferase has translation MLLHSAIIIRFNRITQGLASRWRNFYYQMLGVKLHGYVWMRQIEITRNFQDIEIESNCALDQGVILLCSGEPLSHPKICIGSHTYINRNTFLDAIESLIIGNHCAIGPGCYITDHDHGLDPNLPPLAQPMVSKPTKIGNRVWIGANVTILKGVTIGSDTVVGAGSVVTKDLPERAIAVGVPAKVIKQRIYL, from the coding sequence ATGCTTCTTCATTCTGCTATAATTATCAGATTCAATCGTATTACTCAAGGTTTAGCTAGTCGCTGGCGTAATTTTTATTATCAAATGCTAGGTGTCAAATTGCATGGTTATGTATGGATGCGCCAAATCGAAATTACCCGCAACTTTCAAGATATTGAAATTGAAAGTAATTGTGCGCTAGATCAAGGCGTTATTCTTTTATGCAGCGGTGAACCTCTATCCCATCCCAAAATTTGTATTGGATCTCATACATACATTAACCGCAATACATTTCTGGATGCTATTGAATCTTTAATTATTGGGAATCACTGTGCTATCGGACCTGGTTGCTATATCACCGACCATGATCACGGTCTTGACCCCAATCTTCCACCTCTAGCACAACCAATGGTCAGTAAACCCACAAAAATAGGCAATCGCGTCTGGATTGGAGCAAACGTTACCATCCTCAAAGGTGTCACCATCGGTAGTGATACTGTAGTTGGTGCAGGCAGTGTAGTCACTAAGGATTTACCAGAGAGAGCGATCGCTGTTGGAGTCCCAGCTAAAGTCATTAAGCAGCGAATTTATTTGTGA
- a CDS encoding glycosyltransferase family 2 protein — MLVQATIVFTTNNRSELLKKAIQSAKNQSVPVDIIVMDDNSTDGTHEMMSRDFPDIQYYRSSENKGPCYHRNKGIELSKTKIVFPLDDDSILDSQFTIEQTLQEFDHPQVAAVAIPFINILQDKTIWTKAPDRNQIYLTHAYVAAAHAVDREKFLSVGGYREFFFYMGEEGDLCIRLLQKRFCVRLGAADPIHHYQPPNRISKRPDVFGRQNDILFPYFNAPKNILLISLIGTTLKGLWFGIKVRRPIYMLEGFYKGYSIAIKKGSMRNPVDQDCFHIYRFLKKRHIVPLEEIKTYLNSTNI; from the coding sequence ATGCTTGTTCAAGCCACTATCGTTTTTACTACAAACAATAGATCTGAATTACTAAAAAAAGCTATTCAATCTGCAAAAAATCAGAGTGTTCCTGTTGATATCATTGTTATGGATGATAACTCTACAGATGGTACACACGAAATGATGTCCCGTGATTTTCCTGACATCCAGTATTATCGATCATCGGAAAATAAAGGGCCTTGCTATCATCGAAATAAAGGAATTGAACTATCTAAGACAAAAATAGTCTTTCCTCTTGATGACGACTCAATTCTTGATTCACAATTCACTATTGAACAAACTCTGCAAGAGTTTGATCATCCACAAGTAGCAGCAGTAGCTATTCCTTTTATCAACATTTTACAGGATAAAACTATATGGACTAAAGCTCCTGATAGAAATCAAATATATTTAACTCATGCTTATGTTGCCGCTGCTCATGCTGTTGATAGAGAAAAGTTTCTCAGTGTTGGTGGCTATCGAGAATTTTTCTTTTATATGGGAGAAGAAGGAGATCTTTGTATACGTCTTCTTCAAAAAAGATTTTGTGTTCGTTTAGGCGCAGCAGATCCTATTCACCATTACCAACCACCAAATAGAATTTCCAAAAGACCTGATGTATTTGGTCGTCAAAATGATATTTTATTTCCTTATTTTAACGCACCTAAAAATATACTACTTATTTCTTTAATAGGAACTACATTAAAGGGATTGTGGTTTGGGATAAAAGTTCGTCGCCCAATCTATATGTTAGAAGGATTCTATAAGGGTTATTCAATAGCTATTAAGAAAGGTAGTATGAGAAATCCTGTAGACCAAGACTGCTTTCATATTTATCGTTTCTTAAAAAAAAGACACATAGTTCCTCTAGAAGAAATTAAAACTTATTTAAATAGCACAAATATTTAA
- a CDS encoding polysaccharide pyruvyl transferase family protein yields the protein MKLHYYDGKSTNLQVGNFGDDLNPWLWMQLIPNILDGDGEKLFVGIGTLLNEHLPKNTQKIIFGSGVGYGKIPNVDSTWKIYFVRGPLSARALNLEASLGITDPAILVRQCFAQTGQKKYRWSYIPHFSQEIHNGGAWQEICQSLNIHYINPTASIEQVLTEISESDILFAEAMHGAIIADAFRTPWVAVKTNEKILDFKWNDWLNSVGLTYQPHMIKRIASLIGKKSFLRACDYQSIRTQMYYMLITAKPFLSNFSKSKELEERVMLKLEALKTDVTKGLLN from the coding sequence ATGAAACTACACTATTATGACGGAAAATCAACAAATCTTCAAGTAGGAAATTTTGGTGATGATTTGAATCCTTGGTTGTGGATGCAATTAATTCCCAATATTTTAGATGGTGATGGAGAAAAACTATTTGTTGGCATTGGAACTTTATTAAATGAACATCTACCAAAAAATACGCAGAAAATTATTTTTGGTTCAGGAGTTGGATATGGCAAGATACCAAATGTAGATTCTACTTGGAAAATTTATTTTGTTCGTGGACCTTTATCTGCAAGAGCATTAAACCTTGAAGCAAGCTTGGGAATAACTGATCCAGCAATTCTAGTTCGTCAGTGTTTTGCTCAAACAGGACAGAAGAAATATAGATGGTCTTACATACCGCATTTCTCTCAAGAAATTCATAATGGTGGTGCTTGGCAGGAGATTTGCCAAAGTTTAAATATTCACTACATCAATCCCACTGCATCAATCGAACAAGTCTTAACTGAGATCAGTGAATCAGACATCCTTTTTGCTGAAGCAATGCATGGTGCTATTATTGCTGATGCATTTAGAACTCCTTGGGTAGCAGTGAAAACAAATGAAAAAATTTTAGATTTCAAGTGGAATGATTGGTTAAATAGTGTTGGATTGACTTATCAACCACATATGATAAAACGTATAGCCAGTCTTATTGGAAAGAAAAGTTTTTTGAGAGCCTGTGATTACCAATCAATTCGCACTCAAATGTACTATATGTTAATAACTGCCAAACCTTTTTTGAGTAATTTCTCAAAATCTAAAGAATTAGAAGAGCGAGTAATGTTGAAATTGGAAGCACTGAAAACAGATGTTACTAAAGGTTTACTAAACTAA
- a CDS encoding calcium-binding protein, with translation MATTFNVTVDDAGLTIVGTSGNDVFNSDPAAINTTLSGRDGSDLIKGATGSLLRGQGGDDFLEISGTGGGTMRGGTGDDTYNILLSNSGVTGLVIDELNDNGSGIDTVVSRINFSLNNPGASGVTILGNVENLTLSVLSPGTGATFGEGNALDNTIVGNGENNTLNGLAGNDRIFGSFGNDTIDGGSGDDFLEGNQDDDIINGGDGNDSIFGDKAGATYVGNDTLNGQAGNDSLTGGLGADIFGFGGTGLSTQQNVANSIGNDIVTDFNSAEGDQIQLSQVSFTAFAVTGSLTAADITFVTTNSGIGSKSTFLVYNTVSGELYYNANGSATGSGGGGFFATFTGAPALSGTDFVVV, from the coding sequence ATGGCAACAACATTTAATGTGACTGTGGATGATGCTGGTCTAACTATCGTTGGTACATCAGGAAACGATGTATTTAACAGTGATCCTGCTGCCATTAACACTACCCTGAGTGGTAGAGATGGATCGGATCTTATCAAAGGAGCAACAGGCTCGCTGCTTCGGGGTCAAGGTGGTGATGACTTCTTAGAAATTTCCGGTACCGGCGGAGGTACTATGAGAGGTGGAACTGGAGATGATACCTATAATATTCTGCTTTCCAATTCCGGAGTAACAGGTTTAGTCATTGACGAACTTAATGACAATGGTAGTGGAATAGACACTGTTGTTTCTAGAATAAACTTCTCTTTGAATAACCCAGGTGCGTCTGGAGTTACTATCCTTGGTAATGTAGAAAATTTAACTCTTTCCGTTCTTTCTCCGGGAACAGGAGCTACCTTTGGAGAAGGTAATGCTCTTGACAACACAATTGTTGGTAACGGAGAAAACAACACCTTAAACGGTTTAGCTGGAAATGATCGGATTTTCGGCTCTTTTGGCAACGATACAATTGATGGTGGTTCCGGTGATGACTTCTTAGAAGGTAATCAGGATGACGATATAATTAATGGTGGTGACGGTAACGATAGCATCTTTGGTGACAAGGCAGGTGCTACTTATGTTGGTAATGACACCCTGAACGGACAAGCTGGTAATGATAGTCTCACTGGTGGGCTTGGGGCTGACATTTTCGGGTTTGGCGGTACAGGTTTATCCACACAACAAAATGTAGCTAATTCCATTGGCAACGATATAGTTACAGACTTTAATAGTGCAGAAGGAGATCAGATTCAACTGAGTCAGGTAAGTTTTACAGCCTTCGCCGTTACTGGTTCTTTAACTGCTGCTGATATTACCTTTGTGACTACTAACAGTGGAATAGGTTCAAAAAGCACCTTCCTGGTTTATAATACAGTTAGTGGTGAATTGTATTACAATGCTAATGGTAGTGCTACTGGTAGTGGTGGCGGTGGATTCTTTGCTACCTTCACAGGTGCGCCAGCATTAAGCGGAACCGACTTCGTAGTTGTTTAA
- a CDS encoding glycosyltransferase family 2 protein → MTILLPISALVPTRNRSAPLARTLQSLSQQSVQPVEMIVVDGSEDDQTQNICESEIPGLFTTIKYYRATKIGAATQRNQAISHASQAVIWLMDDDILLEPDCLARLWSALQSDPQISGVNAMITNQRYLPPGRISRSLFRFLHGSLEKSYAGKCIGPALNLLPEDDLNLPEVVPVEWLNTTCTLYRREILPQPLFSSHFTGYSLLEDVTLSLMVGKNWKLANARTARIFHDSQPGDHKNNPAVLAKMNLVNRFFVMTQILERRQPSDYFKLTILQLFEIVASLQSKKGWLSLPLLLAGKLEGVVEILSSKTSN, encoded by the coding sequence ATGACCATACTACTTCCAATTTCTGCTCTTGTACCTACCCGTAATCGTAGCGCACCTTTAGCTAGAACGCTCCAAAGTCTTTCTCAACAATCAGTACAGCCTGTGGAGATGATTGTAGTAGATGGTTCTGAGGATGATCAAACACAAAATATTTGTGAGAGTGAAATTCCCGGACTATTTACCACAATTAAATACTATCGAGCTACAAAAATAGGAGCAGCAACTCAGCGTAATCAAGCAATTTCTCATGCTTCTCAAGCTGTTATCTGGCTGATGGATGATGACATTTTATTAGAACCAGATTGTTTAGCCAGACTGTGGTCAGCACTACAAAGTGATCCACAAATAAGTGGAGTTAATGCCATGATTACTAATCAAAGGTATCTACCACCTGGACGCATTAGTCGCAGTCTATTCCGTTTTTTACACGGTAGTCTAGAGAAAAGCTACGCTGGCAAATGCATCGGACCGGCTTTAAATTTACTGCCAGAAGACGACCTCAATTTACCAGAAGTTGTACCTGTAGAGTGGCTAAACACAACTTGTACACTCTATCGCAGAGAGATACTTCCTCAACCGTTGTTTTCATCCCACTTTACAGGATATTCCCTTCTCGAAGATGTAACTCTTTCCCTGATGGTTGGTAAAAATTGGAAGTTAGCCAATGCCCGCACGGCTAGAATTTTTCACGATAGTCAACCAGGAGATCATAAAAATAATCCGGCTGTATTAGCAAAAATGAATTTAGTTAATCGCTTTTTTGTGATGACTCAAATCTTAGAAAGACGACAGCCCAGCGATTATTTTAAATTAACTATTTTGCAATTATTTGAAATAGTTGCTTCTTTACAATCTAAAAAAGGTTGGTTATCTCTGCCTTTACTCTTAGCTGGCAAATTAGAAGGTGTTGTAGAAATATTATCATCGAAAACATCAAATTAA
- a CDS encoding calcium-binding protein yields the protein MAIITGTPGDDILTGTVNNDVIDGLTGADQMSGLAGLDVYYVDNANDIVNDSDDNTVINTTISYNLADVVGFTPVSGGTGLTLNLLADAITGTGTKGNDTIVSFGSNTTLIGLDGDDILKGGEFSLVRGQGGNDVLEITGLSSNGTLIGGRGNDTYNVYSTSGSLTIDESTDNGNGVDTIVSSVDFSLNSPPAGVTILGDIENLELTSTAIFGEGNALNNTIFGNIQNNTLLGLAGNDTIYGNDGNDQIDGGADNDTLEGNAGDDLIYGGDGNDNIFGDNPAGTQSGVDRLNGQGGNDTLTGGLGIDVFEFGGSGLSTRQQGISNSIGRDTIVDFNSGQGDQIYLRQESFTELDFGVLDSSDITFVTTNNGIGANDSLLVYNTVTGELLYNQNGSATGIGDGGFFATLTGAPTLTASDIVVI from the coding sequence ATGGCTATCATCACAGGCACTCCAGGAGATGATATTCTCACTGGTACAGTTAACAATGATGTAATTGACGGATTGACTGGTGCAGATCAGATGTCTGGTCTTGCAGGTCTAGATGTTTACTATGTAGACAACGCCAACGACATAGTTAATGACTCTGATGACAACACAGTAATCAACACCACAATTAGCTACAATTTAGCCGATGTCGTTGGGTTTACTCCTGTGTCTGGAGGGACTGGCCTGACACTCAATCTATTGGCTGACGCTATCACTGGAACCGGTACAAAAGGAAACGACACAATTGTCAGTTTCGGCTCTAATACTACCCTAATCGGTCTTGATGGTGATGATATCCTCAAAGGTGGAGAGTTTTCACTAGTTCGGGGTCAAGGTGGTAACGATGTACTAGAAATTACTGGTTTGTCTAGCAACGGTACTTTGATAGGTGGGCGCGGAAATGATACCTATAATGTCTATTCCACTAGTGGTTCATTAACCATAGACGAAAGTACAGATAATGGTAATGGAGTGGATACCATTGTCTCTAGTGTAGACTTTTCTTTGAACAGTCCACCTGCTGGAGTCACAATTTTAGGTGACATTGAAAATTTAGAGCTTACTTCCACAGCCATTTTTGGGGAAGGTAATGCTCTTAACAACACAATTTTCGGCAACATCCAAAACAATACCTTACTTGGGTTGGCTGGAAATGATACAATTTACGGCAACGACGGCAACGATCAAATTGATGGTGGTGCCGACAATGACACCTTGGAAGGTAATGCTGGAGACGATCTGATTTATGGTGGTGACGGGAACGATAACATCTTCGGTGATAATCCAGCAGGTACTCAATCTGGCGTTGACAGACTAAACGGACAAGGTGGTAATGATACTCTCACTGGTGGTTTAGGTATTGACGTTTTTGAGTTTGGTGGTAGCGGTTTATCCACAAGACAACAAGGTATATCAAATTCCATTGGTAGGGATACAATTGTAGACTTCAACAGTGGACAAGGAGATCAAATTTATTTGCGTCAGGAAAGTTTTACAGAGCTGGACTTTGGTGTTTTAGACAGTTCTGATATTACCTTTGTCACTACTAATAATGGCATAGGCGCAAACGATAGTTTACTTGTTTATAACACAGTAACTGGTGAGTTGTTGTACAATCAAAACGGTAGTGCCACTGGTATTGGTGATGGTGGCTTCTTTGCTACCTTGACAGGTGCGCCCACATTAACCGCATCTGACATCGTAGTTATTTAA
- a CDS encoding glycosyltransferase family A protein has product MLVIDTASMKRRYRKNFPIPSIDDLKTIAQKLVDQGFIDSIVMVDYSSNVKEPILRKHLGDQISWETHDFRDAPIYAYLFAYEIAKSDYFLHFDADMLLYQSEEYNWIEAGINCLKNNPDVLTVTPLPGPPDIALNLKQQQVQYTLDPRGFFAFKEFTARRYLLDRQKFNSVLPLPLSYISWKRKLISKFTRHSALERWEGMVTNKLLTSIYIRSDLASSKAWTLHALEHNHKFLELLPTIITRIESGEYPLEQAGHYDLLLNLW; this is encoded by the coding sequence ATGTTAGTGATAGATACTGCTTCCATGAAGAGAAGATATCGAAAAAATTTCCCTATCCCCAGCATAGATGATCTGAAAACCATTGCTCAAAAATTAGTGGATCAGGGTTTTATTGATAGCATTGTAATGGTTGATTATTCTTCAAATGTAAAAGAGCCGATTCTTAGAAAACATTTAGGAGATCAAATTTCATGGGAAACTCATGATTTCCGCGATGCGCCTATTTATGCTTATCTGTTTGCTTATGAAATCGCAAAAAGTGATTACTTCCTTCACTTTGATGCAGATATGCTTCTCTACCAATCAGAAGAATATAACTGGATTGAGGCGGGAATTAACTGTCTAAAAAATAACCCTGACGTATTGACAGTTACTCCTTTACCTGGTCCGCCAGATATAGCGTTGAACCTAAAACAACAACAAGTTCAGTATACTCTTGATCCAAGAGGTTTCTTTGCATTTAAAGAATTTACAGCTCGTCGCTATCTCCTTGATAGACAAAAGTTTAACAGTGTTTTACCTCTTCCTCTTAGCTATATATCCTGGAAGAGAAAACTGATTTCAAAATTCACACGGCATAGTGCGCTAGAGCGTTGGGAAGGTATGGTCACAAATAAGTTGCTCACAAGTATCTATATAAGATCTGACCTTGCCTCATCAAAAGCATGGACTTTACACGCACTAGAGCATAATCATAAATTTCTTGAGCTTCTACCAACTATTATTACTCGCATCGAATCAGGAGAATATCCGCTGGAACAAGCTGGACATTATGATTTACTACTTAATTTATGGTAA
- a CDS encoding glycosyltransferase family 2 protein, with amino-acid sequence MDAKVSILIPCYNAEQWIGEAIESSLNQSYLSKEIIVVDDGSIDRSLKIIKSFGNSIIWKTSPNRGGNVARNYLLKLSTGEWLQYLDADDYLLPDKVEKQVKYLAQVPQTDILYSPSIFEYHQHSTSWQKIREIPEPHDPWILLARWYLPQTGSPLWRRQAIVDVGGWKVDQPCCQEHELYLRLLIAGKKFEYFSEAGSVYRQWSESTVCKRDKSETHRQLLAIEDKIEQHLKATNQLTQLRHNAINQTRFETARMIWLSDKNWANEVIAKIINTNKGFIPSGLAAPKSYRLIYRLLGFSTAEQVAKFKRLLNYKLT; translated from the coding sequence ATGGATGCCAAAGTTAGTATTCTCATTCCCTGTTACAATGCAGAACAATGGATTGGAGAAGCCATTGAGAGTTCTTTAAATCAATCCTACCTCAGCAAAGAAATTATTGTTGTCGATGATGGCTCTATAGATAGAAGTTTAAAAATAATCAAAAGCTTTGGCAATTCAATCATTTGGAAAACAAGTCCTAACCGTGGTGGAAATGTAGCAAGAAACTACTTATTAAAACTCAGCACAGGAGAGTGGTTGCAGTACCTAGATGCAGATGATTACCTTTTGCCAGATAAAGTTGAAAAGCAGGTTAAATATCTTGCTCAAGTTCCTCAGACTGACATTCTATATAGTCCCAGTATTTTTGAGTATCACCAGCACAGTACTTCTTGGCAAAAAATTAGAGAAATTCCTGAACCTCACGATCCTTGGATTTTACTGGCTCGATGGTATCTCCCTCAAACTGGAAGCCCACTATGGCGCAGACAAGCTATTGTTGATGTAGGGGGATGGAAAGTTGACCAACCATGCTGTCAGGAACATGAGCTATATTTACGTCTTTTAATAGCAGGAAAAAAATTTGAATATTTTTCTGAAGCAGGTTCAGTTTATAGACAGTGGAGTGAATCAACAGTTTGCAAACGAGATAAGTCAGAAACACACCGCCAACTATTAGCTATTGAAGATAAAATTGAACAACATCTCAAAGCCACAAACCAACTGACTCAACTGCGACATAATGCTATTAATCAAACTAGATTTGAAACCGCCAGAATGATTTGGTTGTCAGATAAAAATTGGGCTAATGAAGTTATTGCAAAAATAATAAATACCAATAAAGGTTTCATACCATCGGGACTCGCAGCACCAAAATCGTATCGTTTAATTTATCGACTACTAGGTTTTTCTACGGCTGAACAAGTGGCGAAATTCAAAAGATTACTGAACTATAAACTCACATAA
- a CDS encoding glycosyltransferase family 10 domain-containing protein: MPLIALLMSDSAINARNYFRPFITETGEHSWQDTQFVINPEKGKFDGIILYQSVKPLDRTYQLICPKNRTLLVLKEPPDILHLPEGYTRQFYCTLGQDNRVKSKMRVISYAGYHWYVEVNILDALETSKLQKTKLISAVISGKTDTVGHRKRLHFMYELKKHFGEQLDWFGRGIQELGSRKSDALLNYKYHIVLENGAWPHYWTEKLADAFVSNCFPFYWGAPNILGYFDTDALRIIDVDDIQGSIKIIEDAIFQDLYASSQSAIAKARNKVLQEYHPYQVHLELLKSLPASEYSKIVIKPHNTFKYDLITRLQMKATQYLV, from the coding sequence ATGCCTTTAATTGCTTTATTGATGTCAGATAGTGCCATCAATGCTCGTAATTACTTCCGTCCATTTATTACAGAAACAGGAGAACATTCTTGGCAAGACACCCAGTTTGTTATTAATCCAGAAAAGGGCAAATTTGACGGAATTATACTTTACCAAAGTGTCAAGCCATTAGATAGAACTTATCAACTAATTTGCCCCAAAAACCGCACACTGTTAGTTTTAAAAGAACCTCCTGATATTCTCCATCTTCCTGAAGGTTATACGAGGCAGTTCTATTGCACTTTAGGACAAGATAATCGTGTAAAATCAAAGATGCGAGTTATTTCTTATGCTGGATATCACTGGTATGTTGAAGTAAATATTCTTGATGCCCTTGAAACCTCGAAATTACAAAAAACCAAACTGATATCGGCAGTAATTTCTGGTAAAACGGATACTGTTGGTCATCGTAAAAGATTACATTTTATGTATGAGCTAAAGAAGCACTTTGGTGAGCAACTAGATTGGTTTGGGAGAGGTATTCAAGAATTAGGTAGTCGGAAATCAGATGCTCTACTTAATTACAAGTATCATATAGTTCTGGAAAATGGTGCTTGGCCTCATTACTGGACAGAAAAATTAGCTGATGCTTTTGTTTCTAACTGCTTTCCATTTTATTGGGGAGCGCCAAATATATTAGGCTACTTTGATACAGATGCCTTGAGAATTATTGATGTAGATGATATTCAAGGATCAATCAAAATTATTGAAGACGCTATTTTTCAGGATTTATATGCAAGTTCCCAATCTGCTATAGCAAAAGCTAGGAATAAAGTTCTTCAAGAGTATCATCCATATCAAGTTCACTTAGAATTACTCAAAAGTTTACCAGCTAGTGAATACAGTAAAATTGTGATTAAACCACACAATACTTTTAAGTATGACTTAATCACTCGCTTGCAAATGAAAGCTACTCAATATCTTGTATAG